In Carya illinoinensis cultivar Pawnee chromosome 7, C.illinoinensisPawnee_v1, whole genome shotgun sequence, the following are encoded in one genomic region:
- the LOC122315289 gene encoding FCS-Like Zinc finger 16 has protein sequence MAAKRSRIARSSSFGDTSVLNQVLPPPNTASPELHYDVRKAPSTARPPPSVSAESDHPPPGILTLASPDVEQDSLVWQVGNFFEKCYRCKRSISEDEEVFMYSYLRAFCSSECRAKQITMDKLGEEVLGNQ, from the exons ATGGCGGCTAAACGCTCGCGAATTGCTCGCTCCTCCAGCTTCGGCGACACCAGCGTTCTCAACCAGGTCCTACCTCCGCCGAATACCGCCTCGCCGGAGCTCCATTACGATGTGCGTAAGGCTCCCTCCACTGCAAGGCCGCCGCCTAGCGTTTCAGCGGAGAGCGATCATCCTCCGCCGGGGATTCTGACATTGGCGTCCCCGGATGTTGAGCAGGACAGCCTTGTGTGGCAAGTTGgtaatttttttgagaaatgttACCGCTGCAAGAGGAGCATTTCCGAGGATGAAGAAGTCTTCATGTACAG CTACTTGCGTGCATTTTGCTCCTCTGAATGCCGTGCCAAACAGATCACCATGGACAAGCTGGGGGAGGAAGTGTTGGGCAATCAATAG
- the LOC122316260 gene encoding uncharacterized protein LOC122316260 produces the protein MAQFMEVLENNSLSDLGCCSGFFSWSNRHSDTTFTKEKLDRYVANTQWRELFKGVRVEGLIGRCSDHLPILLTMMGKEEKQCKRKFPFRFEAGWIKEDKCEQLVRQGWNRKGFMGDPIRRVSTMLETCKGGLVGWFRKKDRDRANDIEKLTVKIQKVQEYEGPHNTEEHRYLQDKVGLLLEHEDLKWKQRSKRNWMNQEGIAEAFKDHFSEIYMTAASSSSFIEACLSTVKGKVTEEMNQFLIKTFTREEVVEAVRLMGLLKSPGPDGYGACFFQSYWEIVESDVCEAALKFLNGGGMDKGLNHTFIALIPKVKEPKSVNDFRLISLCNVMYKIIAKTLANRLKKVLDDVISRTQSAFVPQRLITDSIITAYEVLHSMPTRQKDRVGSMALKLDISKTYDKVEWFFLEKIMEKLGFFEKWVALIMECVSTISYAVLTNGSLGEKFKPTRGLRQGDPLSPYLFLLCAEGLSAMLQLAEDIRELKGVAVARGGTRVTHLLFADDCIIFGKASWSEWRKIMSILALYEQASGQSLNKQKTTIFFSPNAKKNVKEGVLKELGARLVTSWEKYLGLPIMVGRSKYDFFRSIKDRVLQRVNNWKHKFLSPADNEVLLKAVIQAVPNYHMNVFRLPRKLCKEIAAIMAKFWWGFKENERKIQWKSWSKMGCQKLKGGLGFRELESFNTALLAKQCWRIFTNPHSFTAMVLKDKYFRHSDFLQATVGHRPSLIWKSLWSSLGLLKQGLVWRVGTGQNIKVWGDRWIPTLVSHCIQSPVTVLNSDARVNELIDGSRGIWKEELVKEVLNEGKAMTVCNLPISKSGLPDKQIWGYTKDGFFSVKSAYHLEGLLKLLNLVAKEDLELLVVVMRGVWLRRNAFIFEKKLTGPGTIVEQAAISLENFQISQTVKKGDMGSYEGGRRGCRWKAPIGECIKVNWDAGMSKKDGRVGIGVMVRDGRGEVLVSLCCSKEGCCSPVVAEFRALWRAMKLCAELNFENVIFEGNALVVVKVVNSEKES, from the exons ATGGCTCAATTCATGGAGGTGCTAGAGAATAACAGTCTCTCTGATTTGGGCTGTTGTAGTGGTTTTTTCAGTTGGAGCAACAGGCACTCAGATACtacttttacaaaagaaaaattagataggTATGTGGCAAATACTCAGTGGAGGGAGCTGTTTAAGGGGGTTAGAGTGGAAGGTCTTATAGGAAGGTGTTCAGATCATCTTCCCATTCTATTAACTATGATgggaaaagaggaaaaacagtgcAAAAGGAAGTTTCCCTTCAGATTTGAGGCCGGTTGGATCAAAGAAGACAAGTGTGAGCAGCTTGTTAGGCAAGGTTGGAATAGAAAGGGATTTATGGGTGATCCCATTAGAAGAGTTTCTACAATGTTGGAGACATGCAAAGGGGGTCTGGTGGGGTGGTTCAGGAAGAAGGATCGAGATAGGGCCAATGATATAGAGAAGTTAACTGTGAAGATTCAAAAGGTACAAGAGTATGAGGGACCACATAATACTGAAGAACACAGATATCTTCAGGATAAAGTGGGACTTCTTTTAGAACATGAGGATCTCAAATGGAAACAACGATCTAAGAGAAATTG GATGAATCAAGAAGGGATTGCTGAAGCATTCAAGGATCATTTTTCTGAGATTTATATGACTGCAGCTTCTTCTAGTAGTTTTATTGAGGCTTGTTTGAGTACAGTTAAAGGCAAAGTGACAGAAGAGATGAATCAGTTCCTGATAAAGACTTTTACAAGGGAGGAGGTGGTGGAAGCTGTAAGGTTGATGGGCCTACTAAAATCACCTGGGCCAGATGGTTATGGGGCTTGCTTCTTTCAGTCATATTGGGAAATTGTAGAGAGTGATGTGTGTGAGGCTGCTCTAAAATTTCTGAATGGAGGAGGGATGGATAAGGGTCTGAACCATACTTTCATTGCTTTGATCCCTAAAGTAAAAGAACCAAAATCTGTTAATGACTTTCGCCTAATCAGTCTTTgcaatgtaatgtataaaatcattgcaaagacCTTAGCAAACAGGTTAAAGAAGGTTCTAGATGATGTTATCTCAAGAACTCAGAGTGCTTTTGTCCCTCAAAGACTTATCACTGACAGCATTATCACTGCTTATGAAGTGTTACATTCTATGCCAACAAGGCAGAAGGATAGGGTGGGGAGTATGGCTCTCAAATTGGATATCTCAAAGACTTATGACAAAGTAGAATGGTTTTTCTTGGAAAAAATCATGGAGAAGTTGGGGTTTTTTGAGAAGTGGGTGGCTTTAATCATGGAGTGTGTGTCTACTATCTCGTATGCAGTCTTGACAAATGGGAGTCTAGGTGAGAAGTTTAAACCAACTAGAGGATTGAGACAGGGGGATCCACTTTCCCCCTATCTTTTTCTGTTGTGTGCAGAGGGATTGAGTGCTATGCTTCAATTAGCAGAAGATATAAGAGAGTTAAAAGGGGTAGCAGTAGCTAGAGGTGGTACAAGAGTAACTCATCtgctctttgcagatgattgtatCATTTTTGGCAAAGCTAGCTGGAGTGAGTGGAGGAAGATAATGAGTATATTGGCGCTATATGAACAAGCCTCGGGACAAAGCTTAAACAAGCAGAAAACTACCATTTTTTTTAGTCCTAATGCAAAGAAAAATGTAAAGGAGGGTGTACTAAAGGAGTTGGGTGCTAGATTGGTTACAAGCTGGGAGAAGTATTTGGGTTTGCCAATTATGGTTGGCAGGTCTAAGTATGATTTTTTTAGAAGTATAAAGGATAGGGTCTTGCAGAGGGTTAATAATTGGAAACATAAGTTTTTGTCTCCTGCTGATAATGAAGTTCTTCTTAAAGCTGTCATTCAAGCAGTGCCTAACTATCATATGAATGTTTTCAGACTCCCAAGGAAACTTTGTAAGGAAATAGCGGCTATTATggcaaaattttggtgggggttcaaggaaaatgaaaggaagattCAGTGGAAGAGTTGGTCAAAGATGGGTTGTCAAAAGCTGAAGGGGGGGTTGGGATTTCGAGAACTAGAAAGCTTTAATACTGCTCTACTTGCTAAGCAGTGTTGGAGAATTTTCACTAATCCTCATTCTTTCACAGCTATggtattaaaagataaatattttagacaCTCAGATTTCCTTCAAGCAACAGTGGGTCATAGACCTTCTTTAATTTGGAAAAGCTTATGGAGTTCTTTGGGTTTACTAAAACAAGGATTGGTGTGGAGGGTGGGTACGGGTCAGAATATTAAAGTGTGGGGTGATAGGTGGATCCCAACTTTGGTGTCACATTGTATACAATCTCCTGTTACTGTTCTAAACAGTGATGCAAGGGTTAACGAATTAATTGATGGCAGCAGAGGGATATGGAAGGAAGAGCTTGTAAAAGAGGTGCTAAATGAGGGTAAAGCTATGACAGTATGCAATCTACCAATCAGTAAATCTGGTTTGCCTGATAAACAGATTTGGGGTTATACAAAGGATGGCTTTTTTAGTGTTAAGAGTGCATATCATTTGGAG GGGTTGTTAAA GCTATTAAATTTGGTCGCAAAAGAGGATCTAGAACTACTTGTAGTTGTGATGAGAGGGGTATGGTTAAGGagaaatgcttttatttttgaGAAGAAGCTTACAGGTCCTGGAACTATAGTTGAGCAGGCTGCTATTtcccttgagaattttcaaatatcacaaACTGTAAAGAAGGGGGATATGGGGAGTTATGAAGGGGGAAGACGGGGTTGTAGATGGAAGGCTCCTATTGGTGAGTGTATTAAAGTTAATTGGGATGCTGGTATGAGTAAAAAAGATGGAAGAGTGGGAATTGGGGTTATGGTGAGGGATGGAAGGGGAGAGGTGTTGGTGTCTCTTTGCTGCTCGAAAGAAGGTTGCTGTAGTCCAGTTGTAGCTGAGTTCCGGGCTTTATggagagctatgaagctatgtGCAGAGCTTAATTTTGAGAATGTGATCTTTGAAGGGAATGCTTTAGTTGTTGTGAAGGTTGTAAATAGTGAGAAAGAAAGCTAG